One Ardenticatenales bacterium DNA segment encodes these proteins:
- a CDS encoding DoxX family membrane protein produces MSNIVTTKGEILQDPPFVQFLLNDPRAGLVWFFLRIWLGWQWAYGAWQRLQDPAWTTTGEAMKQFWQQMVAVPDTPGWYRAIMQALLNAEAWSWFGKLVLYGELIVGIALILGLFTGVAAFIGAFISWNFIMSGSISANPIMFLIAVGLIMAWKVSGYVGFDFILLPWLGTPWRGRPLRLLNRNLLK; encoded by the coding sequence ATGAGCAATATCGTAACAACCAAAGGCGAAATCCTGCAAGACCCACCCTTCGTGCAGTTCCTGCTCAATGACCCCCGCGCCGGTTTGGTCTGGTTCTTCCTCCGCATCTGGCTCGGCTGGCAATGGGCATATGGCGCCTGGCAAAGATTACAAGACCCGGCCTGGACTACTACCGGCGAAGCCATGAAGCAGTTCTGGCAGCAAATGGTGGCCGTCCCCGACACGCCCGGTTGGTACAGAGCCATCATGCAAGCCCTGCTTAACGCAGAGGCATGGAGCTGGTTTGGCAAGCTCGTCCTTTACGGGGAACTCATTGTGGGCATCGCCCTGATCCTGGGTTTATTCACGGGCGTCGCCGCCTTCATTGGCGCCTTCATAAGCTGGAATTTCATCATGTCCGGCTCCATCAGCGCCAACCCCATCATGTTCTTAATCGCCGTTGGTCTTATCATGGCCTGGAAGGTGTCCGGCTACGTCGGCTTCGATTTCATTCTGCTGCCGTGGTTAGGCACACCGTGGCGCGGCAGACCACTGCGGCTACTTAATCGCAATTTACTGAAGTAA
- a CDS encoding response regulator transcription factor, producing MNPIKLLIIDEHPAVRQALVVRLRSAGHLSIVAVDDNLREGLHHAQELLPHIVLLGLSTRKEPPYSLIDVVRKLAAANQGVIVLTSFVDVVEREVLLQAGARRYLLKNINSNRLIAELEAVANEIKPEEST from the coding sequence ATGAATCCAATCAAGTTGCTCATCATTGACGAGCATCCCGCCGTACGTCAGGCATTGGTCGTTCGTTTACGTTCGGCGGGCCATCTTTCTATCGTAGCTGTAGATGACAACTTGCGCGAAGGCTTGCACCATGCACAGGAGCTTTTGCCCCATATCGTCTTGCTGGGTTTGAGTACGCGCAAGGAACCGCCCTATTCACTCATTGACGTCGTACGAAAGTTGGCGGCGGCAAACCAGGGTGTGATTGTTCTCACCTCTTTCGTTGATGTAGTGGAGCGGGAGGTGCTGCTCCAGGCCGGCGCGCGCCGCTATTTGCTGAAAAACATCAACTCCAACCGCCTGATAGCGGAACTGGAGGCGGTGGCAAACGAGATCAAGCCGGAGGAATCGACGTAA
- a CDS encoding tetratricopeptide repeat protein codes for MTHDRTRYQKAVKVGLAYNSQQQWKEAIAAFRVALAENPREAEVYAGLGAACLGLRMYDRALECYKLAARYSQGNIIHLNQVADVQERMGQLRDASRTYLAAGEIFLRLRRLDEAIDNWERAVRLEPDLLGAHQRLAMVFQRQGDIKRAVREYLAIARIWQGQGEPQKALRMCQAALRLDPQNRDVLTAMDLVRYGAQRFPDPEPAEVVPEIMEAAETNTSLTETVRQLASIFEAERQGREEPPAPTTAADAIVAARGQAQNELAEEIFRDEEEDEAANLSKLERDALIGQGMDFEMRGFQEEAIRCYEKAINGGLQLPAAYFTLGMLYLEGGHATAARQALLLAGKDRSYQPACRAALNKLP; via the coding sequence GTGACCCATGATCGCACCCGCTACCAAAAAGCAGTAAAAGTCGGGCTTGCATACAACAGCCAGCAGCAATGGAAAGAAGCCATCGCCGCATTTCGCGTTGCCCTCGCCGAAAACCCGCGCGAAGCGGAAGTATACGCCGGGTTAGGAGCCGCCTGCCTGGGACTAAGAATGTATGATCGGGCGCTGGAATGCTATAAGCTGGCCGCCCGCTATTCACAGGGAAACATCATCCACCTGAACCAGGTTGCCGACGTGCAGGAACGCATGGGCCAATTGCGCGACGCCAGCCGCACCTACCTGGCGGCGGGCGAAATCTTCCTGCGTCTGCGCCGCCTGGACGAAGCTATCGACAATTGGGAACGGGCCGTGCGCCTGGAACCGGATTTGTTGGGGGCGCATCAACGCCTGGCAATGGTGTTTCAACGGCAAGGGGACATAAAACGAGCGGTGCGCGAATATCTGGCAATTGCCCGCATCTGGCAGGGCCAGGGGGAACCGCAAAAGGCGCTGCGAATGTGCCAGGCGGCGCTGCGGCTGGACCCGCAAAATCGGGACGTGCTGACGGCCATGGACCTGGTAAGATATGGCGCGCAACGATTCCCTGACCCAGAACCGGCGGAAGTGGTGCCGGAGATCATGGAAGCAGCGGAGACGAATACGTCGTTGACGGAAACGGTACGGCAGTTGGCGTCTATTTTTGAGGCGGAACGGCAGGGTCGGGAAGAACCACCCGCCCCCACCACGGCGGCGGACGCAATCGTCGCCGCACGGGGGCAGGCGCAAAACGAACTGGCGGAAGAGATTTTCCGCGATGAAGAGGAAGATGAGGCCGCGAATTTGAGCAAGTTGGAGCGGGACGCCTTGATCGGGCAGGGAATGGATTTTGAGATGCGCGGCTTTCAGGAAGAAGCCATTCGCTGTTATGAGAAGGCGATAAATGGGGGGTTGCAATTGCCGGCAGCCTACTTCACCTTAGGTATGCTCTACCTGGAAGGAGGCCACGCCACCGCCGCCCGCCAGGCGCTGCTGCTGGCCGGAAAAGACCGCTCCTACCAACCCGCTTGCCGCGCCGCCCTCAATAAGCTGCCCTAG
- a CDS encoding SDR family oxidoreductase: MKVLFIGGTGIISSACSALAAARGMELYLLNRGHTTRKTPPSAHLVPADIRDPQSVTNALQGRTFDVVVDWVAYTPEHIETDLALFRGRTRQYVFISSASAYHKPPPHLPITESTPLHNPFWGYSRAKIACEERLMAAYRQEGFPVTIVRPSHTYDQTLLPMHGGYSVVDRMRRGLPVLVHGDGTSLWTLTHHADFARGFVGLLGHPQAIGDVFHITSDELLTWNQIFQVVAAAAGVTPQLVHVPAKFIAAFDPEWGASLLGDKSHSMIFDNSKIRRLVPDFRATIPFWQGAREIMAWYDADPRRQIVNDSFEQLQDRIISAYRSAWPASI; this comes from the coding sequence ATGAAAGTTTTGTTTATCGGCGGCACCGGCATTATCAGCTCGGCATGCAGCGCGCTGGCGGCGGCGAGAGGGATGGAATTGTATCTGCTGAATCGCGGGCACACGACGAGGAAAACGCCGCCATCCGCTCATCTTGTGCCGGCAGACATCCGCGATCCCCAATCCGTCACCAACGCGCTGCAAGGGCGAACATTCGACGTCGTCGTGGACTGGGTAGCCTACACCCCGGAACACATCGAAACCGATCTGGCCTTGTTCCGCGGGCGCACCCGCCAGTACGTCTTCATCAGCTCCGCCTCCGCCTACCACAAACCACCGCCGCACCTGCCCATCACCGAATCCACGCCGCTGCACAATCCCTTCTGGGGCTATTCGCGCGCCAAAATCGCCTGCGAAGAACGCCTGATGGCCGCGTATCGCCAGGAGGGATTCCCGGTGACGATTGTCCGCCCTTCGCACACCTACGACCAAACCCTGCTGCCCATGCACGGCGGCTACAGCGTGGTAGACAGAATGCGACGCGGGCTGCCCGTACTCGTCCACGGTGATGGCACGTCCCTGTGGACGCTCACTCACCACGCCGACTTTGCCCGCGGCTTTGTGGGGCTTCTCGGCCATCCCCAGGCTATCGGCGATGTGTTCCATATCACGTCAGATGAACTGCTCACCTGGAACCAGATTTTTCAGGTTGTGGCGGCAGCGGCGGGCGTCACGCCTCAGTTGGTGCATGTGCCGGCAAAATTCATCGCCGCGTTCGATCCAGAATGGGGCGCCAGCCTGTTGGGCGACAAATCCCACAGCATGATTTTCGACAACAGCAAAATCAGGCGGCTGGTTCCCGACTTTCGCGCGACGATTCCCTTCTGGCAAGGCGCGCGGGAGATTATGGCCTGGTACGATGCTGACCCACGCCGGCAAATCGTCAACGATTCGTTCGAGCAATTGCAGGATCGGATTATCTCCGCATACCGGTCGGCATGGCCGGCATCAATCTGA
- a CDS encoding YifB family Mg chelatase-like AAA ATPase, with translation MLAKVVSCAIVGLEAEIVEVEVDITRGLPAFTLVGLPDAAVRESRDRVHSAIRNSDLRFPPNKRITVNLAPADLRKEGPAYDLPIAVGILAASQQIWFKELEQAMFIGELSLDGTVRPTKGILSLAALAREAGYGRVFVPSENAPEAALIPDIDIIPVASLRQLVGHLTHLNAIAPLALDLSALYDAEPTYAADFADIMGQEHVKRAMEVAAAGGHNVLMSGPPGTGKTLVAKSLPGIMPRMSVDEALEVTKIYSVAGLLPADTPLIRERPFRSPHHTISYAGLVGGGAWPRPGEISLAHRGVLFLDELPEFGDRLIEVLRQPLEGQPREVSISRASGTVTYPANFMLVAAQNPCPCGYFGDPTHACSCSNSMITRYQKRISGPLLDRIDLHVDVPRVDFEKLAGKRRAEPSAQVRARVEEARARQKARFAGTKLYSNADMGATEVRQFCVLDDTGRRLMKSAMSQMGLSARAFHRILKIARTIADLTQQEQIQPAHLAEALQYRPRQP, from the coding sequence ATGTTAGCGAAGGTGGTTAGCTGCGCGATTGTGGGGTTGGAGGCAGAAATTGTTGAGGTGGAGGTGGATATTACGCGGGGATTGCCGGCATTCACCCTCGTGGGACTCCCGGATGCAGCCGTGCGCGAAAGCCGGGACCGCGTCCACTCCGCCATCAGGAACAGCGACCTGCGCTTCCCCCCCAACAAACGCATCACCGTCAACCTGGCCCCCGCCGACCTGCGCAAAGAAGGCCCCGCCTACGACCTGCCCATTGCCGTGGGCATCCTGGCCGCTTCGCAACAAATCTGGTTCAAGGAGTTGGAGCAGGCGATGTTCATTGGCGAACTCTCGCTGGACGGCACGGTGCGTCCCACCAAAGGTATTCTCTCCCTGGCGGCACTGGCGCGGGAAGCGGGATATGGGCGGGTGTTTGTCCCGTCGGAAAACGCCCCCGAAGCCGCCCTCATCCCTGATATTGACATCATCCCCGTCGCCAGCCTGAGGCAGCTCGTCGGCCACCTCACCCACCTCAACGCCATCGCGCCGCTGGCCCTCGACCTGAGCGCCCTCTACGATGCCGAACCCACCTACGCCGCCGACTTCGCGGACATCATGGGGCAGGAACACGTCAAGCGGGCTATGGAAGTGGCCGCGGCGGGTGGGCACAACGTCCTCATGTCCGGGCCGCCGGGCACGGGCAAGACGCTGGTCGCCAAATCGCTGCCGGGCATCATGCCGCGCATGTCCGTGGATGAGGCCCTGGAAGTGACCAAAATCTACAGCGTGGCCGGACTGCTGCCGGCAGACACCCCCCTGATCCGCGAACGCCCCTTCCGCTCCCCGCACCACACCATCAGCTATGCCGGGCTGGTCGGCGGCGGCGCCTGGCCCCGCCCCGGCGAAATCTCCCTCGCCCACAGGGGCGTCCTATTTCTGGACGAGTTGCCGGAGTTTGGCGACCGACTCATTGAGGTGCTGCGCCAGCCGTTGGAAGGGCAGCCGCGCGAGGTTTCCATCTCTCGTGCCTCCGGCACGGTCACCTATCCGGCCAACTTCATGCTCGTCGCGGCGCAAAACCCGTGCCCCTGCGGTTACTTCGGCGACCCCACGCACGCCTGCTCCTGCTCCAACAGCATGATCACGCGCTACCAGAAGCGCATCTCCGGACCGCTGCTGGACCGCATTGATTTGCATGTGGATGTGCCGCGCGTGGATTTCGAGAAGCTGGCGGGGAAGCGGCGGGCGGAGCCGTCCGCACAGGTGCGGGCGCGGGTGGAAGAGGCACGCGCGCGGCAGAAGGCGCGTTTTGCCGGCACAAAACTCTACAGCAACGCCGACATGGGCGCCACCGAAGTGCGCCAGTTCTGCGTTCTCGACGACACCGGTCGCCGCCTCATGAAAAGCGCCATGAGCCAGATGGGCCTCAGCGCCCGTGCCTTCCACCGCATCCTCAAAATCGCCCGCACCATCGCCGACCTGACGCAGCAGGAGCAAATCCAACCCGCCCACCTGGCGGAAGCGCTGCAATACCGCCCCCGCCAGCCTTGA
- a CDS encoding DUF302 domain-containing protein, with translation MRVDLALPYDEAIARVTAALKTEGFGILTEIDVKSTLKKKINADFRRYVILGACNPPLAFRALSTELEIGLMLPCNVIVYETEDGAGSVVSIVDPEAMLGVGASAALSDVAAEAKARLQRVAMALAD, from the coding sequence ATGCGCGTAGACCTGGCGCTTCCCTACGATGAAGCCATTGCGCGCGTGACCGCGGCCTTGAAAACGGAAGGATTTGGCATCCTCACGGAAATTGATGTAAAAAGCACGCTGAAGAAGAAAATCAACGCGGATTTTCGCCGCTACGTCATTCTGGGAGCCTGCAATCCCCCATTGGCGTTTCGCGCCTTAAGTACGGAACTGGAAATCGGCCTGATGCTGCCCTGCAACGTAATTGTCTACGAAACAGAGGATGGCGCGGGATCGGTTGTGTCAATCGTTGACCCGGAGGCCATGTTGGGCGTCGGAGCCAGCGCGGCGTTAAGCGATGTGGCCGCGGAGGCCAAAGCGCGATTGCAACGGGTGGCGATGGCGCTGGCGGATTAA
- a CDS encoding prepilin peptidase has product MSPILPSLWYFLAGIGIAILINALAEDLPRRIRPRLPHCPHCDQPYAPARWLALTRRGVPCSQCGQPPPRRPIIVEAVTPLLFAALPWLVPHPVTRLFTALYCAVLILIIVIDLEHFLVLHIVTLPTTLLALLASTIIPDQNWRLALAGAGSGFLLFFLFYWVGQLLFGAGALGFGDVTLSLMLGAMLGFDRIFFALLLGILLGGVSSLVFIGLRRRVHFHIPYGPYLAVAGILMLIWGRQVFLWYTS; this is encoded by the coding sequence ATGTCACCTATTTTGCCCAGTTTGTGGTATTTCCTGGCCGGCATCGGGATCGCCATCCTCATCAATGCCCTCGCCGAAGACCTGCCTCGCCGCATTCGTCCACGCCTGCCCCACTGTCCCCATTGTGACCAACCCTATGCACCGGCCCGGTGGCTGGCGCTGACGCGCCGCGGCGTGCCCTGTTCCCAATGCGGACAACCTCCGCCACGGCGTCCCATCATCGTGGAAGCGGTCACGCCATTGCTGTTTGCCGCCCTGCCCTGGCTCGTCCCGCATCCCGTCACCCGTCTCTTCACCGCCCTCTACTGCGCCGTCCTGATTCTGATTATTGTCATTGACCTGGAGCATTTCCTCGTCTTGCACATCGTTACCCTGCCCACTACCTTACTGGCGCTGCTGGCCAGCACCATCATCCCCGACCAGAACTGGCGGCTGGCCCTGGCGGGAGCCGGCAGCGGGTTCCTCCTGTTTTTTCTCTTCTACTGGGTGGGGCAGCTTCTGTTTGGGGCGGGCGCGCTCGGCTTCGGTGACGTAACGTTGTCGCTAATGCTGGGAGCGATGCTTGGTTTTGATCGTATTTTTTTCGCCCTGCTCCTGGGTATCCTTCTCGGCGGTGTTTCCAGTCTGGTCTTCATCGGGCTGCGCCGCCGTGTCCATTTTCACATTCCCTATGGGCCGTATCTGGCCGTTGCCGGCATTCTCATGCTAATCTGGGGGCGGCAAGTCTTCCTCTGGTACACAAGTTAA
- a CDS encoding ABC transporter permease: protein MFSSLRSQPIWAVIPLSLLLFLLGWHFFVHLGQYDRFILPGPLDVARQFRLVMADGRLPRHAWITISEVIPGLFIGLLVATPLGYLLANSPLAERLISPYLIASQAIPVIAIAPLLTIWVRSVYWSRVLVAILVVFFPILVNVIAGMRSVPTELYDLMHALRATRWQIFRKLELPAALPIVLAGLKVGATLSVIGTLVGEFVQPKSQGLGFLLVTARYQFKTDLVFVILITLAAIALTMYAIVAILEKRLLQWQRTP from the coding sequence ATGTTCTCGTCCCTGCGTTCGCAGCCCATTTGGGCTGTCATTCCGTTGTCACTGCTGTTGTTTTTGCTCGGATGGCACTTTTTTGTCCACCTGGGGCAGTACGACCGCTTCATCCTGCCGGGTCCCCTGGATGTGGCCCGCCAGTTTCGCCTGGTGATGGCGGATGGTCGCCTGCCGCGCCATGCCTGGATTACGATCAGTGAGGTCATCCCCGGGCTGTTTATCGGCCTGCTGGTGGCAACCCCGCTGGGGTATCTGCTGGCGAACTCGCCACTGGCGGAGCGGCTCATCTCTCCGTATCTCATTGCCTCGCAGGCAATTCCGGTGATCGCCATCGCCCCTTTGCTCACGATTTGGGTGCGGTCGGTTTACTGGAGCCGTGTGTTGGTGGCGATTCTGGTCGTGTTTTTCCCGATTTTGGTGAATGTAATTGCCGGCATGCGCTCCGTCCCCACCGAACTATACGACCTCATGCACGCCCTGCGTGCCACCCGCTGGCAAATCTTCCGCAAACTGGAACTGCCCGCCGCCCTGCCCATCGTCCTCGCCGGCCTCAAGGTGGGGGCCACCCTCTCCGTCATCGGCACACTGGTGGGCGAATTCGTGCAGCCCAAAAGCCAGGGCCTCGGCTTCCTCCTCGTCACCGCCCGTTACCAATTCAAAACCGACCTCGTCTTCGTCATCCTCATCACCCTTGCGGCCATCGCCCTCACTATGTATGCTATTGTTGCCATCCTGGAGAAACGTCTCCTGCAATGGCAGCGTACGCCATAA
- a CDS encoding ABC transporter substrate-binding protein, producing the protein MKTKPLILLLALILLAGCTGEQTSAPATETSAAPVAPMKIRLPMGYIPDPQYAPYYVAADKGYYAAAGFDVEFDYSFETDGVALVGANELPFAIVSGEQAILARAQGVPVVYVMQWFQKFPIAIVSKASAQITTPQDLVGRGVGLPFFFGASYVGYVGLLTANGITPDQVNATEIGFTQVESLRTDQVEAVVGYVNNEPIQLQALGEAINVLKVADYVDLVANGLITNETVIAENPDLVRRFVDATLHGLADTLADPTAAYEISKKYVDGLDDSRMNVLEASVPLWEAQNLGAIDATAWANTQQALLDAGLLDAPVDNLDAGFTNQFIQK; encoded by the coding sequence TTGAAAACCAAACCACTGATTTTATTACTGGCCTTGATCTTGCTGGCAGGTTGCACCGGTGAGCAAACGTCCGCGCCGGCAACGGAAACCTCGGCCGCGCCTGTCGCCCCCATGAAAATCCGCCTGCCCATGGGCTATATCCCCGATCCCCAGTACGCTCCTTACTACGTGGCTGCGGACAAAGGCTATTACGCCGCTGCCGGATTCGATGTCGAGTTTGATTACAGTTTTGAGACGGACGGTGTTGCTCTGGTGGGGGCCAATGAGCTGCCCTTTGCCATTGTCAGCGGCGAACAGGCGATACTGGCGCGGGCGCAGGGCGTACCCGTCGTCTACGTGATGCAGTGGTTCCAGAAGTTCCCGATTGCCATTGTCAGCAAAGCCAGCGCCCAGATCACGACACCCCAGGACCTCGTTGGCCGCGGCGTGGGATTGCCTTTCTTCTTTGGAGCCAGCTACGTCGGCTACGTGGGCCTGCTCACGGCCAACGGCATCACCCCCGACCAGGTTAATGCCACGGAAATCGGCTTCACGCAGGTGGAATCGCTGCGCACGGATCAGGTGGAAGCGGTAGTCGGCTACGTGAACAATGAGCCAATTCAGCTTCAGGCGCTGGGGGAAGCGATTAACGTTCTCAAGGTGGCTGACTACGTTGACCTTGTGGCGAATGGCCTGATCACCAACGAAACGGTGATCGCGGAAAACCCCGATCTGGTGCGGCGGTTCGTGGACGCCACATTGCATGGCCTGGCGGATACGCTGGCGGACCCCACTGCCGCCTACGAGATCAGCAAGAAATATGTTGACGGCCTGGACGATAGCCGCATGAACGTGCTGGAAGCCTCCGTGCCCTTGTGGGAGGCGCAGAACCTGGGCGCGATTGACGCCACCGCCTGGGCTAACACGCAGCAGGCCCTGCTGGATGCCGGGCTGCTGGATGCGCCCGTGGATAACCTGGATGCGGGCTTCACCAACCAGTTCATCCAGAAATAG
- a CDS encoding ABC transporter ATP-binding protein: MATSQPLIQIAHLSQSFDGQRQVLRNINVSVAAGAFVTLVGPSGAGKSTLLRLIAGLITPTAGQVLVAGEPPHLAPDPIGVVFQQHNLMPWRTAYDNVRLPLELQSFSRAQSHDRVMEVLALVGLRGFEESYPAQLSGGMAQRVALARALVHQPALLLLDEPFGALDALTRERMGEELLRIWHARPVTVFMVTHSITEAVYLADEVLVMSELPGRIVNRVHVALPRPRSFALQATPAFQALAARVRASIEQR, translated from the coding sequence ATGGCAACCTCCCAACCGCTCATCCAAATCGCGCACCTGAGCCAGTCGTTTGATGGACAGCGGCAGGTGCTGCGCAATATCAATGTGAGCGTGGCGGCGGGGGCGTTTGTGACGTTGGTGGGGCCGTCTGGTGCCGGCAAATCGACTCTCCTGCGTCTCATTGCCGGCCTAATTACGCCCACCGCCGGCCAGGTCCTCGTCGCCGGGGAGCCACCCCACCTGGCTCCCGACCCCATCGGCGTTGTTTTCCAACAGCACAATCTAATGCCCTGGCGCACCGCCTATGACAACGTGCGCCTGCCCCTGGAATTGCAGAGCTTCTCCCGCGCGCAGTCGCATGACCGCGTGATGGAGGTGCTGGCGTTGGTGGGGCTGCGCGGGTTTGAGGAAAGCTATCCCGCGCAGTTGTCCGGGGGCATGGCGCAGCGGGTGGCACTGGCGCGGGCGCTGGTGCATCAGCCGGCGCTGCTGCTGCTGGACGAGCCATTTGGGGCGCTGGACGCGCTCACGCGGGAACGGATGGGGGAGGAGCTGCTGCGCATCTGGCATGCCCGCCCGGTGACGGTTTTCATGGTCACGCACAGCATTACGGAGGCGGTCTATCTGGCGGATGAGGTCCTGGTGATGAGCGAACTGCCCGGACGCATCGTCAACCGCGTGCATGTGGCGCTGCCGCGTCCGCGTTCGTTTGCTTTGCAGGCCACACCCGCGTTCCAGGCGCTTGCCGCGCGTGTACGTGCTTCCATTGAGCAGCGGTGA
- a CDS encoding ATP-binding protein has protein sequence MLINFSVGNYRSFKDVVTLSMVAARITSKNKQIDTENVFQVGNVSLLKSASIYGANASGKSNLFRAFSFMRRFVLRSTDANSEDLIKVEPFLLSAETEQAPSFFEVIFVQDGIRYRYGFEVSVNKVHAEWLFRTVKRETELFWREDDKIAIKEGFKEGKGLEDRTRSNALFLSVVDQWNGETAGKIVSWFRKVGLISGLNDRAYLGFTVDQMVNQTPIALKIQDFMRRMDFGILDVLAEKRNSDPKFFSMLLEQVDNVPNDLRNALSNGEWFVPIVKTKHQKYAESGQKTALVEFDMDDHESEGTKKAFALSGPLLHTLQTGRVLFVDELDTRLHPMMTREIVRLFNSNDTNPKNAQLIFATHDANLLDNRFFRRDQIWFTEKNRYGATDLYSLVEYKIRNDASFEADYIAGKYGAIPYIRNIKSLVGGGDE, from the coding sequence ATGTTGATCAATTTCAGTGTGGGAAACTATCGTTCGTTCAAGGATGTGGTGACGTTGAGCATGGTCGCCGCCAGAATAACTTCGAAAAACAAGCAGATTGACACAGAAAACGTTTTCCAGGTTGGCAACGTGTCGCTACTCAAATCGGCCTCGATTTATGGGGCTAACGCAAGTGGAAAAAGCAATTTGTTTCGGGCCTTTTCTTTCATGAGGCGGTTTGTACTTAGGTCAACTGATGCTAATTCCGAAGACCTTATTAAAGTAGAGCCATTTCTTTTGAGTGCGGAAACGGAACAAGCCCCATCTTTTTTTGAGGTGATTTTCGTACAGGATGGCATTCGCTATCGTTATGGGTTTGAAGTTAGCGTTAATAAGGTTCATGCGGAGTGGTTATTCCGCACCGTCAAGCGCGAAACAGAGTTGTTTTGGCGGGAAGACGATAAGATTGCTATCAAAGAGGGTTTTAAGGAGGGTAAGGGCTTAGAGGACAGAACCAGGTCCAATGCTTTATTTCTATCGGTGGTTGATCAGTGGAATGGAGAAACTGCCGGCAAAATTGTGAGTTGGTTCCGTAAAGTTGGTCTTATTTCCGGCCTGAATGATCGTGCTTATTTGGGGTTTACAGTCGATCAGATGGTCAATCAAACGCCAATTGCTCTCAAAATACAGGATTTCATGCGACGCATGGATTTTGGCATTTTAGATGTCCTTGCAGAAAAGCGTAACTCGGATCCCAAATTTTTTTCTATGTTGTTAGAACAAGTTGACAATGTTCCCAATGATTTGCGAAACGCTTTGTCAAATGGTGAGTGGTTTGTCCCCATTGTCAAAACAAAGCATCAGAAGTACGCCGAATCCGGGCAAAAGACAGCGTTGGTTGAATTTGATATGGATGATCATGAATCAGAAGGAACCAAGAAGGCATTTGCTTTATCTGGGCCGCTTTTACACACGCTTCAAACCGGACGTGTTTTGTTTGTAGATGAACTTGACACCCGTCTGCATCCAATGATGACCCGTGAAATCGTCAGGTTGTTCAATTCGAATGACACCAATCCGAAGAATGCGCAGTTGATATTTGCAACCCATGACGCGAATTTGCTGGACAACCGATTTTTTCGTCGGGATCAAATCTGGTTTACCGAAAAGAACCGCTATGGAGCAACTGACTTGTATTCTTTGGTGGAATACAAGATACGCAATGATGCTTCCTTTGAGGCGGATTATATTGCCGGCAAATACGGGGCCATCCCTTATATCCGCAATATCAAAAGCCTGGTTGGGGGAGGAGATGAGTAG
- a CDS encoding RloB domain-containing protein — protein MSRRNRHGLQRRQNRRNLRKTFLIVCEGSKTEPNYFEGFRVPREIYDVKGMGDNTIRLVREAIKLKEQGNYDQVWVVMDKDDFPVDHFNGAIEMARAKNICVAYSNEAFELWYLLHFDYHNTAVSRRTYRERLSKRLGFSYEKNNPRMYELLEDRQPVAMQNARRLLDVYSGNSRPAYDNPSTTVHLLVEQLREASV, from the coding sequence ATGAGTAGACGCAATCGCCACGGGTTACAAAGACGACAAAACCGGCGCAACTTGCGCAAAACGTTTCTGATTGTTTGTGAAGGTAGCAAAACGGAGCCTAATTATTTCGAGGGATTTCGTGTACCAAGAGAAATATACGATGTGAAAGGGATGGGCGATAACACCATCCGTTTAGTTCGGGAGGCCATCAAGCTTAAAGAGCAGGGCAATTACGATCAAGTTTGGGTTGTAATGGACAAGGATGACTTTCCCGTTGACCACTTTAACGGCGCCATTGAAATGGCGCGCGCGAAGAACATTTGTGTCGCTTACTCGAACGAAGCTTTTGAGTTATGGTATCTATTGCACTTCGATTATCATAACACGGCTGTTTCTCGCCGCACATACCGGGAACGGTTGAGTAAGCGCCTGGGATTTTCATATGAAAAGAATAATCCTCGAATGTATGAATTGCTTGAGGACAGACAGCCCGTCGCTATGCAAAATGCGCGAAGATTGCTTGACGTTTACAGTGGCAATTCCAGACCTGCCTATGATAATCCATCAACGACAGTACACTTATTGGTTGAACAACTGAGGGAGGCGTCTGTCTGA